In the Sorghum bicolor cultivar BTx623 chromosome 4, Sorghum_bicolor_NCBIv3, whole genome shotgun sequence genome, gaataggcctctTAACAAAACCTGAAACTCACAAACTTGAATTTGTGGAAGTTAGATACCTGACCGGAAGTTCTGGTAGTCTGGATCGAAAGTTCCGGTCGGCACGACCAGAACTTTCAGTGCAGACTCACTGGACTTCTGATTCCCTAAAAGTGCTACAAAATCAGAGAAAAGCAAGTTTGGATTTCAAATCTATTGTTACCACACCCTCCTAAAGGTTGTTGGAGTTGAGGTTGAGCTCCTCAAGATTTGATTCTACACCAAATTGTAGAACTAAGCCACCCACCTATGAAATAGGAAGTATAGAGGAAGAACAACAAGAACACAGTGCACAAAGGGTGGTCGAAGCCACCGCCACAGCAAGACAaatgatttttaccgaggttcggcaatctccactaaggactacgtcctcgttgttgaggtgaccactaaGGTCTGACCACAAAGGTCTCCTCCCTCAAGTAACCACAAAGGTCAACTTGAGatatccactaagaatcaagaggtaatacaaacactttggggtgccctcacaagtaAGTCAACACGAGCAACCACAAAGAacacctagccggctagggttcgaagaacccaagagtaatagaCACAAACCAAGCCGACAAGTTGGGAAAACCAAGTGCTCAAGTTGTAGATCGATGCTcccactctctaatctcacttccctAGCTCAAACAATCAAAGATTGAGGCTTGGAGGcaaagggtgagagagagagtagGTGAGTCACAGCTTGGAGAGAGTAAGAAGGTAGAGATTAAGTATTTTATGTTTGGGAAACAGTTAGAAATGGTGTCGAGTGGTATATATAGTAAGGTACCAGAAGTTCCGGTACCAGGGACCAGAACTTTCGGTCCTCCCAGATCTAACGATTAAGAAGGCTTGGTCCTACTAGGACTTCTGATTAGGAACCGAAAGCGAATCGATGCACGCGAGGTCATGCGAGCAAAAACTATCGCTGACTTCTGGTGGAGGACCGGAACTTCTGGTCGGACAACGAAAGTGATTAAAGCGACACGAGGCAACCCGCAGATTTTTCACTGCGTGGACATTTGGTCCCGAACCAGAACTTCTGGTCCGTATCGGGACTTCCGGTCAGTCACCAGAAGTGATTTCTGAAACACGGGCGCGCCTCCCCGGACCTAACTGGAACTTCTGGTCAGGCATTCTCAGCTAAAAGACTAACAACGAGAGCACTCTTTATCCCCAGTTTGCCAACTAGTTTTGTGTCCCttttgatagtgcggcgtttcctattaCCCAAACAAAGATGAAAAGATGTTGAAGTCCTTGAGTTCAAACAACTTTTATCCATCAAAGTTTAGGATGTTATTGGTCACCGGATGTGTTCATTCAATTCCATCAATGGACTAATACCTTTAGATTGCACTTGACAAACAGATTAGTCCCTAAgttgattgtcattaattatccaaAACCCACATTAGGGGTGAATGTACTTACACAATCCTACGCTTGCCTAGGCCCTGCGCCTCATGCTCTAGATTGTTGGTCAGACCAGAGCTGGTGTAAGCTCTAGGATAAATTAACTACTCATGCTAACTTTAATATAATAAAAAAGCTAGAATCTTATATCAATGCTGAATTTTTTCTCTAGAGTTTATTTGTACATCATATACTACATATTCTCCATATTTATTCTTTAGAGCTTGGCTCAGTCAACAAGCTATGCTTGGGGGCTCGTTGATTATTTCCTACGCTCTACTCGGGAACTGCTCCGACCAtccagcacgtttacgttctccACCACGCTCGAGAACTCATTGATCATTTCCTATgttgtgctcggggactgcccGATCACTAAACACGTTTACATTTCTAACCACGCCTGGGGACTCATCGACCACTCCTTGTACTGTGCTCACGGACTACTCCGATCACTCTCTAATCACAGCTTAGGGACCACTattctcagttacatatgaattagACGTATACAACTAAGGAGTGATTTTAATTTTTGAGACCTTGCTATAAGACTCATACTTCGTTTTCCAGCAAGCTCGAGGACTACATCAGTACGATAcacctggcgatgcatctcagtattATAATTTCTAAGCAACCTTTTTAGATCCTGGCATCATGTGCctatgtcacctactaccaagcTCAGGACTAAGTGGACACACTTCACATTATGGTGAATATGCTTGTTTTTTAACCCTAtatttttcagaaaagtaaagtgcacACTTCATGAGGAAAAAatctttttctcaagagcaccatgtattCTTCGGACAACTTGCTTCTTCGATATTAACGGTGGTCGACTGTCATCTAAACTAGTTGGAACACTGTCATAACTGCTTGGGCAACGTTCCTACTGGTCGGAGGCATCAAGAACCCAAatctcactggtcgaagaagatTAAGATGTCGTATCGTATCACAATATatggagctcggggactagctgtaggGGTATAAACTTCTATAGCCTCATGGCTAgacatgggccgcaccatcggaGGTGGCCCAACCCAAAAGAGAAGACGTGCTGCGCACGACGCTGGTCGACGTGCACTGCAAGGCTACaagaagatattgtaccaaataggatactttacttgtaactctatcccttcatagtatataaggaggggcatgaGTCCCTTAGAGGACAGGCCATACACATCTCATTACATCTCATATCAtgaatacaatcagacgcagaacGTATGTGTTATGCcctcacggcggccgaacctggataaaatccttgtctttGTCTTGCGTCATCATCTAgtttgtagcttgcgcacctgtctgccaaCAATCTACTATCTTGAGCATACCcctaggtagactgccgaccatatTTTGTCGACAGGAATGAagcaaaatagatcaagtaagATGGCTGATAGAGAGCCTTTAGTCGATCAACCTTTTGAGGAGGGTTCGTAAGATGCTAGAGGAGAGGGTGAAGGCATGAGTTGCTACCGACATGGAGGATGCCCTGGCATGCTTCGGATGGACAGCAAGGAACTGTCAAGAAGATCAAAGATATCAACTTCAATCATCTTCCTACTACATATACATCTGATGTAAAAACAAATCAATCTCTCTTGATCTATTATTACGCATGATGAATTTGCTAAGATGATTCATAAGTTTTTTTAAATCTCTATAATTGATAATTTATAAATTAAACAAACTCATGGATATCTACAAGAAAAGGGAGGAAAAGAAGTCTGAATTTTCTGTTTTCTTCTCATGATGATTTTGTTTGTCTTGGTTGCTAGTCAATCTCAATATAGGATGCCGTTTAGCTTTGCGCAAGAGACCGACAAACTATGCATCGGCTAGCCAACCGAATTTGGCCTATTCAGCATCTAGAACTGATAGTGCCAAatttgggggggggggttggTGGTGGTGTGGTAtaagagcatccccaaccgttttgcatcattggtttggcaaatgagggagtttgccaagtcttaaaaaaatatggcaaaggtgaaaagaggcaatctccaatggtttggcattaatcacttcgcgccaattttccaatgccaagtgtgaacaggttggcatatatgccaatccttcctctctttttgccaagttaacaaaattgcaaagtctaaatgccaaaccgttggataaGTGTTTTTAAGACTTTTTGGCAAATACACGAATGCAAAgcttatttgcaaaacggttgggatgctctaagagcatctccaagggagtttgcaaataaattttgcatttggtgttgtttgcaaagtcccaaacacatttgcaaagtctaaaaGTAGTCCAACTCCAAGGGACTTTGTATTTAGGACTTGGCAAACCGCACCTCCGAATTTTTTTTTCACCGATCGCGCCCGCGCGTTTTTTTCCCTTCGCGCCATTTTGACGTACGTCGTGCGTGCCAGTCGCCGCCCAGGCCAGGTCGCCGCCCAACCCAGGCCGCGTTCGTcgttcgtcgccgtcgtcgttcgCGTCAGTTCGGCTCCGTCCACCTGGAGGGACGGCGGGCATGCGCGGCAGCTGGAGGGCGGGCGCGCGCGGTAGGGAGGGCGGACGCGCGCGGCAGGGAGGGCGGACGTGCGTAGAGAAATCGCGCGGGGTGGGGGGCTGGGGGAACGAAGTCCGGCGTGGAAGGCCGAAATTGTAGATGCAAAGTGGTGGAAAGATTTGTATATATGCAAAGCCTCAACCTCTATTTGCAAAGTTAACCAAATTGCAaaccttatttgcaaaaccattggaggagtattttctactcttttttgcaaatagggcaatgcaaagtttgtttgcaaagcccttggagatgctctaactttACCCATGGATATCTTTGGGCAGCCATCGATTTCTACCACACGAGCCAATAGTTATGTATACTAACCAATATGTGATATTGATAATAATGAAAACAAATCAAACTTGTTGTTAGCTCATTGGCTGTTTAGAGCATCTCTACTAGTTTTTCAATAATGTAAAAGATGGTTGAAaagtactcaatccatcctaaattataagacgtttgatttttttgacaccaagtttgaccacgtatcttattcaaaaatttgtacaaaatattacttttgttatgcttggtttattaataaatgtTCTACAAGAATGGCTTAACTTTGAATatgtttgcacaaattttttgaataagataagATGAATGATCAAATTTaatgtcaaaaaagtcaaacatatttataatttgggatggagagagtagtaGTTAGGATGGCCTccatgttgttggagaagataagactctttttttatttataaggGGAGAGGAGGGAATATTGATGGCTAAAAAATATACTCCTTCGTACTTATAAAGAAAATCGTTTAGGACAATGGCACGATCTTCAAAGCCTAACTTTAACTccttattttataaaaatatttatcaaaaagtagtatatgtatatttttatgaaagtatttttaagGCAAATCTATTCATACGATTTTCACATTTCTaaattcaacaacttaaaaattattcatgatttatattctcaatgtttgaccaaaaccttgtccaaaatgactttctttatggtatggagggagtattagggAGCTGCTAAAGCaataaaaaaaatgttatcGATAAAGAGAGCTGCTGAAAATGCTCATAGCACGTAACTCCACGTCCACCTAGCCCATTACCATTAGGCGGCCCAACCAGCCAAGTCATGTTCTAGCCCGGAGCCCGCACGGACGGCTCAACTCTAGGCAGCGGGCAAACCGCACAAGCtcccgccgccgcagcagctcGTACTGTCGTCCCCTTCCGCTCGGCTGCTCCCATTCAAAACCCTAGGCGCAAgacgcgacggcggcggcggcggccggtggGGCAAGCACGACAGCGAGTAGCTTGCGCAGCGCAGGCGCGCGGCCCCACGGAAGCCCGTTCAAGCGTGATAACACCGACGAAACTGATTGCCAAGGCTTAGAGATAGGAGAGGGTTAGAGAGATGGGGCGGCCTTACGGGGTGAAGGGACGGAAGAAGAAGCGCAAGCTCGAGGAGGCGGCGACCTCTGACGCTGCTCCGCCCGCTGAAGAGGTGGAGGAGCTGCCACCACAAGAGGAGGCCGGTGGCGAGGAGAAGGGCAACGAGGAGGATGAGGCAGCGGCTGGGGAGGAGGAGCACGCTGCGGTGGACGGGATCCCAATCGTACCCAGAACGCTTGATGGGAAGCGGCGGCCTGGCGCTATCTTCGTGCTCGAGAGGGCCTGCCTCGAGGTCGGCAAAGTCGGCAAGGTACCGTGGTTCGGCTGGAGCAAGAaatttctcttcttctttttttttattgtgcTATTCCTGTTCCGTAACAAATTCAACTCTGGCTCCGTTGTATGCTCATGTACATTTCAGCTTAGGGGATTTGTTCGAGCAATTGGTTTATTGAGATGGTTCTCCTACTGTTATTAGTATAGGAAAAAAGGGCAAAATCATAGTAACTTTCACCTTCTCAACTGAAATGCGCACCTTGCTGTGACAACTTTGCAGAATGTGGAAATTGGTGAATGAAATCAcagatgctagaatatctattaagTGTATGCTTTGTACCAGGAATGCTCAGTATCTTTGTGATTATGCAGCTGTAGATAATTTTATCGTTGGCTTGGAGTGGAttcagggggtgtttagttcccctttcATCCAAAAAATTCTGGGTTTTGGTCCATCGTTTtgcataatggaactaaacaccatgcaaaatttttggcaaaatggttgttattctccattttggattttggcctcaagaggccaAAAAAAGCCCAAAAGAGCGTCAAGAGGCCATAATGAGGGCAATAAATTgtgcattttggatggaactaaatataaccctgaaaattttggcattttgcatttcatcacTCCAAAGTAGTTGACATTTTGCATTCCGTAGGGAACTAAGCAGGCCCTCAGTCTTTCTGTTGAGATATTGGTGACATCTTGTACATGTATGGTCATAAGTTTAATTTGTACAGGACCAATTGTTTTCATGTGCTTGCATGGCAACATATGAGGCTTGTCATCTCCCTTCTTCAGTTTATCACTATAGCCTATGCTGATCTTTTCCCAGTAAAAGGTTGTTCCTTGCATATCTTGAATTCCAGTGTTCAGTAGACGTTCTTTTCTTATAAAGAAGTGTCAAATTCACTTCAGAGTAGACTTTGTGTGGTCTATTGTTCAGAGATTCCTCTATTTATCTTGTAAGAAGGTATATTTGTATTTCGCTATCCTTGACCATTGCTAGTATTTCTGTTTTTAATCATTTAGAAGGTCTAGTGTTATTtgcagaaacaaaaaaaaaaaaaatcaagcatAACATCTGGGATGCTCTCTTTCTAAACAAATGATTATCACCCTATGGGTATTTGTCTGACAGTTTCTTTTACCATTCTGTGCAGACTATGCAAATCTTGAACTCAGATGATCATGCAAATTATTTGAGGAAGCAGAATCGCAATCCTGCAGATTATAGGCCTGATATAATTCATCAGGTAATGTAAATTTCTTGTTGCCTGAAAATATCAAAAATACTGGAAGATGAATAAAAAAACACTCCTCGttttatttaaattttattCTCAGTTATTTGCTTCAAGTAAATGGGGATCATGCATTTATTCTATATCCAATTATCAAGTGCTTTCTTTTAGTATTTCCATTGTCCAATTGATCACCCCTGCAACCTGTGCTATTTGTTAAAGAAAACATCAGTGACCTAGTAAAAAATAGGGCCTACCAACAATAATTCAGCTCATTCCTTTCTGACGGACATCCTTTCCAACTTGTCATTGATGAGTTTCTTTCAAAAATGTTTTGCAGGCTCTACTAGCAATATTTGATAGCCCTCTGACTAAGGCTGGAAGGTTACAGGCTGTTTATGTGAGGACTGAAAAGGGAGTATTGTTTGAAATCAAACCTCATGTTCGCATGCCAAGAACGTTTAAACGTTTCTGTGGTTTAATGTGTAAGTTATTAATAAAACTCTTGTACCTTCTGTATCTTATGTGTTTCTGTTATTTTGATAATTGTGCTGATTGCAAGTAACTATATAATATGGCAGCACAATTGTTACAAAAACTGAGCATTACGGCAGTTGGGAAGCGTGAGAAACTTCTTAATGTTGTTAAAAATCCTGTTACCCGCTATCTACCTGTTGGTGCACGAAAGATTGGTGAGAATCTATATTGTTTATTATGACATATTTCATATCAGGTAGATATGCTAATTGATACATTTTCTTTTATATACTTAGGCCTTTCATTTAGTGCTGAGAAGTCAGTCAACTTGTTTGACTATGTTGCcaaatccagtgatgatgaaccCCTTGTGTTTGTGGTGAGTAACTGTGCTTGTAAGCTGGGCAATTTTGATCCCTTAATGCTTGTACGTAATCCCATACTGTCTGCACATTATGTCCAGGTTGGTGCCATGGCCCATGGAAAGATCGACAAGGAATACACAGATGATTACATACAAAGTAAGTAACATTTagttgaaataaaaaaaaatatatgctgAAAAATTAGATCAAGGTGACATTCTATTTTCTTGCATTCACCGTGGTTTGGTTGTTAATTAGTGCCCACATGTACCTGTAGCAAATGGCCTTGGTAGCAACTTGGGCATGACCAGTTTGGATCAAAATATCATCCTGCTTCTAACTAGATTGACTTGCTGGTGTTGACATCTTATTTAGAGAATGAGAAACTAGCAAATATAAATGTCCAAAATTATCTACTTTGATGATTACATTGCTTGGACAAAGGGACAGATATTGTGAAGACAATGTAtgcatattatttatttatctgtATCTGTTTTCCTTTCAACTATAGTGACCAGTTCCCCGTTTGTGCAGTTTGCAACTACCCTCTCAGTGCCGCCTGCTGTTTAAATCGGATATGCAGTGCCCTGGAGCAAAAGTGGAACATCCAATGATGATCTTTTGAAACAAGCATGGGAATCATGTTTTTTGTTACATATGATTAGCTAGTAGCATTGCATGATTCTCCATCTTACATGTACTGCCTTCTTTTTATCTACAACACCTCGAGCTTTGACAGTGTTATAAATTTTAAACCAAATGTTTCAGTGTAGCAGTATGAGGCGTTTTAGACATCAACGCCGGTGCTTATGATTCATGCCTCTAAACGGTTGTTCATCAAGTCatttttgacaaaaaaaaaaccagAGTGCTGTGCGTAATGAGACCAAACTTGGTTTAACTCGCACATTGCTGTTAGATCTTTATATCTGGTCATGTAGTATACCGCAACGATGTTCATTTCATTTGTCTTTGTGCTCCCTGCCATTTGCTGTTTCTAGTTATGGTTTCTCTGCTatgcacaaaaaaaaaaaaactgcggTTTTGTGGATCACGAGTTGTGGCATTTTTGTCCGCCATGGAAGAATTTGTGAATTTCGTTAATCGTGTTGTGAAATTGCTGCACGATATCCTACATAGGATTGGCCTGCACTGCAGAGAGAAAATTGGCTTCTGCGAAAGGTTTGCTTTTTCTCTCCCTTTCATTGGAAACAAGATCAAAATTTCATGTCCTCAATCAAGCATTGCTGAACTGGATATACAATGCGAAACACAAACAATGAACTTCGTTTGGACCTTAATAACTGCTCCATTCATCCTGAAATATAAGGTATGATTTGATTTGAGGCTTTCAAAATCACACTTTTATCGCCATTTCCTcctatatagtatatatatcaTTTGTGGCAACAAAAAATAATCATAGAGTATTTCTAAATACAAATCTAATGCAACTATTTTTAGCACATTTTTCATATGATAagagtaattattgttcaaaaaCTATAATGTTTGAATTTTAAAGTACATAGTTGGTAAAAAAAGTCATTTTGAATAGTGACATGGTCTCCAAAGCATAATTTTAACtttgttttataaaaatatttattgaaaagtgatatatgtatatttttataaaaatacatttcaaaacaaatctatttatatgattttcatatttctaaactcaacaacttaaaagctaTTCATAATTTGTATTTTCAATGTTTAATCCAAACCTTATCCAAAACAACTTCTTTTATCAACCTGGAGGGAGTACACTACACACTATATTTTGAGACTTGAAGAACCGGGGTGGCCTTCTTTTTGCCTCCATACCAATGGTACTCGGAGCCACTAGGTTCCCCCGAGCTCCCCAAGCCATCTTCTCCGaatggggggggggggagggtgtGGTAGTAGGCCGAAGTCGCGGAAATCCCGTAGTGTGTTGGTACGCCGAAGTCACGGAGATCCTGTTTCCTCTTGTAAGAGTTCGCCTCGACCCGTTAGTCTAAGCTTGCCTCAACCCGTTAGCCTTGTTTAGCCGAAGGATAGACGTTTGATTGGCGTTGAAACGTTGAACTAGCAGCTTAGGCGGTGAAACGTTGGACTAGCAGCTCGAACAGAGGAACAAGCCGATCTTAATTGTGAGGTTTAACCCTGCCGTTGGACTGGAAACCATATACACTACAAGGTGATCTTAATTGTGAGGTTTATCTCTGCCGTTGGACTGGAAACTACCTCATCTAAACTCCTTTGTCTTCGTATAAGATGTCTTGGTTAGTAAGGACACTTAGTGCTTCTGACAGGTCTATAGCCTCTTGTAACAGTGATAAGTGGGTTAAGGATATGTCTAATATATCATATAAATGCTTTGAAAAAATCACTAGTACGCATAAATCTCTCCACTTAGAAAATAATACAAAAAATAAACTACAAAATATGGTCCAAACTACATACGAAGATAACTCCTATAAACCATCAATCTCTGATTTTGAAATCAACGTCATTGAGGTTGATGATCCTGAACTACAAACATATTGTTATATAGTAAAGGAAAAGGAGTTCCAAATAGATAAAGAACTTCTCCGCAGGGAAATAGCGCTCCCCAAAAATAAAGCTAAAAAGGAAAGGTATTTCAAGAATGTGGATCAGCCTTTTAGGTTGAAAATTAGAGAAGTTTGGCACAAAGAGATGATTGAGCAAAAGAAGAACATATTCTTCTTTGATTGGTATGAAAACAGTCAAATCAGACATTTTGAAAAATTCTTTAAACCAGGTTCAAAGCAAAAGGATAAGATAGAACCTGAGTCTGataatgacaaaataaccatgaTAGAAAAGGTTTCTAAAGATTGGAAGACCACCAGTGGTAAACAGGTAGAACCTGTTTATCCACCCTTTGAACCCATCCAATCAGAAGCAAAAGTTGGAAGCATTAAGGCCTGTCCATTCAAAAGTATATCCAAAGTTACCAATGCTGAACCTATAAGGACTGAACCTAGGGGTCACATGGTGGAACAACAAAACCAGCAAATGGAGCATGTTGAAGACATTGTTATAGATGGGATAAAACCTAGCAAAAGTAAACTCAAGGTAAATCTTCCATCTAGCACTCATCCTGATGCTCCCCATACTCCAATACTTATTCCACTTTTCATCCCACAAATGATCTTTCCCAACTTCAAACATGGAAAACAAAAGGCCATTAGATCCTCTATTTTAGAGGAACCACCCGATGATTTTGGAAATTTTACGGTCAATAAAGATATCAACCAAATCTATGGACATAGCAAAAATGTGACAAAACCTCTCACAACTATAGTACAAATTGCTATGATAAATTATCCTCCTAGGATTACTCATGACCTTCAATTCAAAATGCCCTACATAACAAGGAATCCTGAAAGGCTCACAGATTATCAAATGATTAAGAGCCATCAAATGACTATGAGTGCAAAGTTTGGCTTAGCAGGTGGAAATAGTGAAGTAGCCTATATGATTGACATAAGTTTTTTGGGTTGGTGGGATCACTACCTTAGTGAGACCCAAAGAAAATCCATAGCTAAAGCCACAAAAATTTATGAAAAGCCAGATGTCCTAGTTGTTGATCAAGGACAATCTCTAAAAATAGCCCCCAATATTATCTTAATCATGTTCTATAACCTATTTTATCATCATAATGAAAACTATGAGAAGAATAGAGAACAATTGATTATTTTGAGATGCAAAACTGCAACAAATGGGTATAAAGATTATTTCCTATCAAAATTATATACTCTTGGAGAACCTaatcaaaatttttggaaagaaaaatatatatctagCTGGCGTTCCCCATCTTATGATAAGGAAGAAGCTATAAACTATCAAAAATCAGACATAAGGAAAATAATCCAAATAGAAGGAGCTGAGTTTGCAGTGTTTTGGAGGCTAAAGAccaacccaaaatccaaaagggTAGTATGAATAGAAATCTGAGAAAATTTGGCCGTCAAATTAGTTTTAGAGGCCCTTTTGAAATCAAAAGCCTACAGAAAAACCAAAGCTGGCATAAAATAAAAACTGCTAAAAACATCTTGGTTCTCTCTGATCTAGATCAATTCTTGCTAGATACCTTTGATATTGTGCAAAAcccaaaagaaaaaggaattaTCCTTGAAAAATTCTTATCGAAAGTAAAAAACAACAAAGATGAGTCAGGAAAAGTGTTTTGCTCTATAGATAAAGATCTAAAGACAAAGGGTAAGCAACAAGACCTAGATAACCTttcaaaagaatataaagagatTAAGGAAGAATTAagaaacctcaaaagaaaagcaCAAATCCTTGATTATCAAAACTCTGATAATGATGAGAAAATTAATGAAGCCCAAAATGTAGATCTGGTTGGCTCCATAGAAAGATATTTTAAACAAAAATGGTATGCTGAGATCCAATATAAATTCCATGATGGTTTCAACTTCAAATATAAAACTTTTATTGACTCAAGTGCAGATGTTAACTGCATCAGAGAAGGAATTATCCCTTTTAAATATTTTGAAAAATCATCACATAGGGTTCATGCGGCTAATGGAAATCTACTCCAAGCTAGCCATAAAGTTCCTGTAGTCCACGTTTGTATTTCTGGAGTTTGCTTGAAAACATCATTCTTATTGATCAAAAACCTCAATCAAGGAGTGATCCTAGGAACCCCATTTCTATCTTTAATAAGACCTTTCTTTGTGACTGAGAAAAGTATTCAATTTACCATCAAAGGCAAAAAGGTAGAATTGATGTTCACTTCCCAACCTAAGGAGACTCTCTTGAATCATCTAAAGGAAGCAATCCGTCATAAAGAACAATTCATTCATGAGGTTGCCGATGAAATCAAGAAAGTAAGAATTGATAGGCAAAAAGGTAGAATTGATGTTCACTTCCCAACCTAAGGAGACTCTCTTGAATCATCTAAAGGAAGCAATCCGTCATAAAGAACAATTCATTCATGAGGTTGCCGATGAAATCAAGAAAGTAAGAATTGATAAGACCCTTGAAGATCCAAAATTCAAGATTAAAATAAAAGCCCTAGAAGATAAATTTATCAAAGATATATGCTCTGATATTCCTTCTGCCTTTTGGCATAGGAAGAAGCATGTTGTGACTCTCCCTTACATATCTGGCTTTAGTGAAGATAAAATCCCCACCAAAGCGAGACCCATCCAAATGAATAGCAGACTTTTAGAAATCTGCAAATCTGAGATCACTGAGCTCTTAAAGAAGGGCTTAATAAGGAAAAGTTCCTCACCTTGGAGTTATGCAGCCTTCTATTGTGAAAATGCTGCTGAAAAAGAAAGAGGTGTTCCTAGATTGGTAATTAACTATAAGCCTCTTAACAAAGTATTACAATGGATAAGATATCCAATTCCTTATAAACATGACTTGATCCGAAGAATTCAAGGATCTCAAATTTATTCCAAATTGGATATGAAGTCTGGAT is a window encoding:
- the LOC8077752 gene encoding ribosomal RNA small subunit methyltransferase nep-1, producing the protein MGRPYGVKGRKKKRKLEEAATSDAAPPAEEVEELPPQEEAGGEEKGNEEDEAAAGEEEHAAVDGIPIVPRTLDGKRRPGAIFVLERACLEVGKVGKTMQILNSDDHANYLRKQNRNPADYRPDIIHQALLAIFDSPLTKAGRLQAVYVRTEKGVLFEIKPHVRMPRTFKRFCGLMSQLLQKLSITAVGKREKLLNVVKNPVTRYLPVGARKIGLSFSAEKSVNLFDYVAKSSDDEPLVFVVGAMAHGKIDKEYTDDYIQICNYPLSAACCLNRICSALEQKWNIQ